Within the Trichoderma breve strain T069 chromosome 3, whole genome shotgun sequence genome, the region TGTCACTTGAACGTATAGTTCATTTAGAAGGCTATTGCCTGTGATGTTGACGAGATACGATGTACCACACTAAACATGGTGGACTTGTGTCAAGCTCTCGCAGCATCAATAATCACTGCATTCTAAAGATAGTCAAGAGCTAGCTATAATTTAGTGATTAACCATCTACACTATATGCCACTCTAGTTTCGTAGTTTAAAGTTGATGTGTTCCGAATCCACAACGGCTAGCGCCCAGCTACCGTCATGGCATTCACGGACCCTTGCATAAGAAGATGGACTTTGACGGCCGTCATTAACCTAAAAGATCCGCTCGTGGTTCTTGGCAGTAACTAAGAGCAGATCATCATGGAGATTACTCCGTAGATTGCCACgagatgtactcgtataGATACCGTATTCGGCTCAACCAAGTCAACCTTCGCACAAAAGACTTGCGGTGGTATCGGCGCCAAGGTCCCTTAATGCCGTCAAATCGTCCGCATGCTTGGCGCCGGACAATCATGAAAATGGTGTGGTAGGATTAATATTTTGCGAGCACAGCCTCAATTGCCGCAGGACGGATCGGATTGGCTGATTCCCCTGTCAGGCGTGTCCACTCCGTATCTCCGAATCCTCTGCATCTAAGCTCTTCTCGGACCCCGCGTTGTCCGCACCTCCACAAAGGCCAGGAATCCTCTCGGGCACGGAGCTCAGAATCCGTGACTATGCCCAAAGAGCGCCACAAATGCttgtgatgatgacagcGACCCAACGGCATAGATAAGATCAATGGAtgttaaaaaaaagaaaaaaaattccatATATAATGAGCTGGGTGTCAATCCTTTGCTCTGGTCTAATTCTCCCAAACTCCtccatcaacagcaacaaagcCCAGTAAAAGCCCAACCCGCAAGACGCAAAGTGCTACTCGTTCCAGTTCGCCATTGACGCAAGAGCCAACACTATAGACCAACTCCCCATAGAAAAAAGGCAACAAATCTCGCCAAAATGCCTGGTACTATGAGCTTTATGAAACAGTCCTTCCCGGGCGCCCCCAAATTCACGGACAAGGATGTCCCAGATTTGACCGGAAAGGTGTGTAAAACATCCTCAGCAGCTTGCTTCCGCTTACACCATCGCTAATGCTGGATTTGATAGACTGTCATTGTCACTGGTTCCAACACTGGTCTGGGCAAGGTTATGGCCCAGGTCCTCTACTCCAAGAATGCCAAGGTCTACATGATGGCTCGATCTGAGGAAAAGACCAAGACCGCCATTGACAGCATTAAGTCAACGGTCACTAAGTCTGCTGGTGAACTCATCTACCTGAAGCTTGATCTTTCCGATATCCCAAGTGCCAAGGCCTCAGCTGAGGAGTTCTTGCGCCGCGAGAAGAACCTCCACCTGCTGTTCAACAATGCCGGTGTTGGATACCCTGAGCCTGGCAGCAAGACGAGCCAAGGTTATGAGCTCCAGCTGGGTGTCAACTGTCTTGGAACATTCACCTTCACCAAGACTCTGACTCCTGCCCTCGTCGAGACCGCTAAGACAGCACCAAGAGACTCCGTTCGCGTCATCTGggtttcatcttcagccgCCGAGGCCATTGCTCCCAAGAACTACGTCGAGAACCTCTCCAAGATCGAGAAGATGGGTGCTTTCGAGCAGTACTGCGTCAGCAAGCTCGGAAACTACTGGCACGCTACTGAGTTCGCTGCTCGCTACaaggctgctggtgttgtcTCCATCCCTCTGAACCCCGGCAACCTCGACTCCGACTTCTGGCGTACTCAGGGCAAATTGATGACTTGCATCCTGCGAAAGACCCTCCTGTACCCTCCCATCTACGGTGCTTATACCAATCTCTTCGCTGCCTTCTCTCCTGAAGTCACCCTTGAGAAGTCAGGCTCTTTCGGTAAGAAATCTCATTTAATCCTTTATACGGGTTAGAAACTACAGATAGCTAACTGAGATACAGTCGCCCCGTGGGGTCAGTTTTGGAACGTTTCCAAGGAGATGGTTGCGGGCTCCATTCCCAAGTCTGAAGGAGGCACTGGCATTGCCGCCAGCTTCTGGGACTGGACTGAAGCTCAGATCAAGCCTTACGTCTAATTAAAAAAGCGTTGGAGATGTGGACCATGAgactttgctttttcttttttcctagACTTTCGGAGTTGGAGTGGTTTAATAAATGAAGACCGGATGCTTTCTATACTCTCGAGATATTCAGCTGTGGGAGCCAGAGCTAGCGACCATGTTGCTTGATTAGGTTTATGTTGTTACGTCAAATTTGGAATCAATGATACTCTTTATTTACActtttcatttctcttcACCTCGCTGTCTCTTGTTTATTACCTTACCATGCCCATGGCCGAACGCGAgcaatacatgtacacgATTCGCAAGCTGCATGGACGAAAATACAACACAACGCAAGTTAGAAAGCGATTATTTTTTACTGCATTAGCTTTATTGTGAAACCTTCCCATTTACTTCCATGTTCAAAATTTCCAATCCAAATATTTGTCAGGAACCGTCGGCCACTTGTCGATACCGTCCCGAATAACAATAGACATGCCTCCTAAAAGATGGTTGCTAATGTGGCAATGTAACAGCCACGCACCTGGATTTACAACTTGGTATCGCACCACAGTCCACGTCTTGGAGGTGATGGCGGGTAGCGATGCGATGCTGTCCCTACGGGGTGGGTTCACGAGATTAAAGAGCTCTGGCTTCTCCTTGATTGCTTCTTCGACAGAATCCCAAGTAAATTCGCCCTCGCCGGCGCCAATCTGGAACATTTTGTTGCTGTGCTTGTGAATTGGGTGAGGCGGCATTGGCACTGTGCTTGCAAAAAGAACAAGGTCAACCCATGTACCATTAAAGGTTGAGATGGTCACATTGTTCTGCACAGGTTCCGGGTGCCGAAATAGGATGGGTGGTTCGCTGGAGCTGTCGAGGGTGCTGGGCATGAGACGAGATGAGTTCAAGGCCCAAAGGTATGAAGCCCCATCAAGCTTCATGTTGAGTTTATACGTCACATCGGCTTTCTGTGCAATTGGCTCCGGTGGGAACGGCGCCGCTGTGGCTTGGTTGAATAAAGTTACGTTCTTTGACAACGGCACTCCTGTAATGCTGATAAATGGCTTCGACTCGCTTCCATAAGTCTTGCCGCAGTTGCTTTGTACTTCCAAGACAGCACTTCCAACAAGCACCTGTGGAATACTGATGGCATTACAGCGAATGTTGAACTTTCCAGCCTTCATGATTTTCACCATGATGCTATACCGATCGCCGTTGGTGAGGACAAGGGCCTGCACCTTCTGGGGATGAATGTATGACCCGTCCATGGCATACACCCACATATCATGCTCATCAATAGACACCATGGAtgtgatgaagttgatggaGCCGATGATGTTTATTGCAAGCCACTGATGAGTGGGAAGCGACGAGAGCTGTGCCTGAATGACTTCAGTTGCGCCTTTGGTTTCCTTGCAGCCGGAAAAGGCTCCAGCAGGAATGGCAGAGAGATTAGCCTGAGCCGGGTCACCCAATGCAGCGAGCGCCGCAGGAGGCAGGCATCTATTTAAACTTGCATTAGCACTGATGGATGTATAACACGGCGAAGATGCAACGTACGATTTGTCAGTCATGGCAGTTACATTGCCCATCTTTAAAAAGGCCTTTTGATCATCGCTTAGGTTGGCCGAGACTTCGGCACTGGGAAGACACTGCACATGTCCCTTGCCGTTGAACAAAATGGAATCATAGCATGAGTCCTCAACACCACTGGCCAGTGCAATGTTCCACTTCTCTTGAGATGTAAAGTGGTTAAAGTCTGCAATAGCAAGCGGCTTGACGTTACGTTCAGCCTCAATCATGCCAGCGATGGCATCGGGGTCAGAAGATATCAGATGGAAGGGCTTTGGGTCCTGTGGGCGAGGGTGAATGATGATGGGGCCATAGAGACCGTCTTCAATCTGCCCGTGAAAATGAGAGTGATACCAGAAACTGCCATATTGGGTTGCCGCGAATTCATGAACAAAGTGACCACCAGGTGGGATGGATACTTGAGAGAGTCCAGGAACGCCATCGGACCATGGTGTGCCAAACATCTCAATGCCTTTGGGAGTTAGCATTGTCTGCCAATGAGATATTACAATCGACTTACCGTGGAAGTGAACAGTAGTGTTCTGAGGTGAGTGATTCTTGACACGCACTACGACCCAGTCGTCCTGATCAACCTCGATGGTAGGGCCCGGCGACTGGCCATTGATCAAGAACATCTGCCGTGAGAAGCCATCTGGAGCGTGCTTTGCCCATGTCAGAGTAAAGTTAAACTCACGCACCCGCACGGGAGGAACATAGGCTGGGAGCGCCCA harbors:
- a CDS encoding multicopper oxidase domain-containing protein; this encodes MARLSTIFFLLLAQLLSAWALPAYVPPVRVREFNFTLTWAKHAPDGFSRQMFLINGQSPGPTIEVDQDDWVVVRVKNHSPQNTTVHFHGIEMFGTPWSDGVPGLSQVSIPPGGHFVHEFAATQYGSFWYHSHFHGQIEDGLYGPIIIHPRPQDPKPFHLISSDPDAIADFNHFTSQEKWNIALASGVEDSCYDSILFNGKGHVQCLPSAEVSANLSDDQKAFLKMGNVTAMTDKSCLPPAALAALGDPAQANLSAIPAGAFSGCKETKGATEVIQAQLSSLPTHQWLAINIIGSINFITSMVSIDEHDMWVYAMDGSYIHPQKVQALVLTNGDRYSIMVKIMKAGKFNIRCNAISIPQVLVGSAVLEVQSNCGKTYGSESKPFISITGVPLSKNVTLFNQATAAPFPPEPIAQKADVTYKLNMKLDGASYLWALNSSRLMPSTLDSSSEPPILFRHPEPVQNNVTISTFNGTWVDLVLFASTVPMPPHPIHKHSNKMFQIGAGEGEFTWDSVEEAIKEKPELFNLVNPPRRDSIASLPAITSKTWTVVRYQVVNPGAWLLHCHISNHLLGGMSIVIRDGIDKWPTVPDKYLDWKF
- a CDS encoding short chain dehydrogenase domain-containing protein, which produces MPGTMSFMKQSFPGAPKFTDKDVPDLTGKTVIVTGSNTGLGKVMAQVLYSKNAKVYMMARSEEKTKTAIDSIKSTVTKSAGELIYLKLDLSDIPSAKASAEEFLRREKNLHLLFNNAGVGYPEPGSKTSQGYELQLGVNCLGTFTFTKTLTPALVETAKTAPRDSVRVIWVSSSAAEAIAPKNYVENLSKIEKMGAFEQYCVSKLGNYWHATEFAARYKAAGVVSIPLNPGNLDSDFWRTQGKLMTCILRKTLLYPPIYGAYTNLFAAFSPEVTLEKSGSFVAPWGQFWNVSKEMVAGSIPKSEGGTGIAASFWDWTEAQIKPYV